A region of Gemmatimonadales bacterium DNA encodes the following proteins:
- the crcB gene encoding fluoride efflux transporter CrcB — MLWYIAVGSAIGGMSRYLVGGLVQRLLDTTFPAGTLLINVTGSFLLGAVLRYGVETPTLTPELRAFLTVGFCGGYTTFSTFSYEAVALLEDGEWGRAGVYIGLSLLLSIAATVVGFALARQAIVWRERL; from the coding sequence ATGCTCTGGTACATCGCCGTGGGCAGTGCCATCGGAGGCATGAGCCGGTACCTGGTGGGCGGGCTGGTCCAGCGCCTGCTGGACACCACCTTTCCCGCCGGCACGTTGCTGATCAACGTGACCGGGTCATTCCTCCTCGGGGCCGTTCTCCGGTATGGGGTCGAGACTCCAACGCTCACCCCCGAGCTGCGGGCATTTCTCACCGTCGGCTTCTGCGGCGGCTACACCACCTTCTCCACCTTCAGCTACGAGGCCGTCGCCCTGCTCGAGGACGGCGAGTGGGGGCGTGCCGGCGTATACATCGGCCTCAGCCTCCTGCTCTCGATCGCTGCCACCGTCGTCGGGTTCGCGTTGGCGCGCCAGGCGATCGTCTGGAGGGAGCGACTCTGA
- a CDS encoding DUF190 domain-containing protein, with protein sequence MHGLTGERTLMRIHLGERDKFHGRPLYEAIVHLLRERHFAGATVFRGIMGFGASAGIHTEKVLRLSLDLPLVVECVDTEEKIQAILPELDRMIGGGLITLERANVIIYRGDQDEAQMNP encoded by the coding sequence ATGCATGGACTGACCGGCGAACGCACCCTGATGCGGATCCACCTCGGGGAACGAGACAAGTTTCACGGGCGGCCGCTCTACGAAGCTATCGTGCATCTGCTGCGTGAGCGTCACTTCGCGGGCGCCACCGTGTTTCGCGGCATCATGGGCTTCGGGGCAAGCGCGGGGATTCACACCGAGAAGGTCCTGCGGCTCTCGCTGGATCTCCCCCTGGTGGTCGAGTGCGTCGATACGGAGGAGAAGATCCAGGCCATCCTGCCCGAGCTCGACCGGATGATCGGCGGCGGGCTCATCACCCTGGAGCGCGCTAACGTCATCATCTACCGGGGCGATCAGGATGAAGCTCAGATGAACCCATGA
- a CDS encoding DUF4384 domain-containing protein: MISALLLPLVLAGAPVDRAAPPNDDPAVQLWINNDRRFLPGDRAKVQVRAREDGYLVVLHVDPDGYLRVLFPLDPKDDNFVRGGRKYEVRGRAGRESFSVDSRYGQGTVYAAVSRDPFHFDQVVLGDHWDYRTLAPNRLPRDPESDLNEIVRRMASGSFDYDILSYDVIERVVYADNYSSSYYGSGYYGSGYYGGCGYFDYCGRPYYGSGYGLSIGLFFGRPYRRYYDPFAVAYDPFYDPFFYDPFYYRPVYGYPLRPFYDYPYGYANYYGNYYGNYYGNYYQRFPGYNRPSGPYRFRPTDGVFAGYRDRRYDLRSVNTVYLPPTSRVRSEPITSSPVRRVADRTVADQPAGTPLRETGRRPEPNVERRRLERPIEARRAQEPEQPRSTGSDTRSRRTDMPVEIRPPSRDAQPQREAEPRREVQPQIERAPIRERDPEPEARPARREEETGVYRPQPSDRGAERSDVDRGDRGSSGRDQAVADRGDRGDDRGSSDRGSGTYSGDRGGGERRGSDNGGGARSGGGDRGGGNSGGSPPARSSDGGGHGGGYRRR, from the coding sequence ATGATATCCGCTCTGCTCCTTCCACTCGTCCTGGCCGGTGCGCCTGTCGATCGGGCGGCTCCGCCTAACGATGACCCCGCCGTCCAACTCTGGATCAATAATGACCGTCGGTTCCTTCCCGGCGACCGCGCCAAGGTTCAGGTGCGGGCGAGAGAAGACGGCTATTTGGTGGTCCTCCACGTCGACCCGGACGGCTATCTGCGGGTGCTGTTCCCGCTCGATCCCAAGGACGACAACTTCGTCCGCGGTGGACGCAAATACGAGGTTCGGGGCCGAGCCGGCCGTGAGTCGTTCAGCGTCGACAGCCGGTACGGGCAAGGGACAGTGTATGCCGCGGTTTCCCGCGATCCGTTCCATTTCGATCAGGTCGTCCTGGGCGATCACTGGGACTACCGTACCCTCGCTCCCAATCGGCTCCCGCGCGATCCGGAGAGCGATCTCAACGAGATCGTGCGCCGCATGGCTTCGGGAAGCTTCGACTACGATATCCTCAGCTACGATGTGATCGAGCGGGTGGTCTACGCCGATAACTACTCCAGCTCCTATTACGGCTCGGGGTACTACGGCTCGGGGTACTACGGCGGCTGCGGCTACTTCGACTACTGCGGTCGGCCGTACTACGGATCGGGCTACGGCTTGTCGATCGGGCTCTTCTTCGGGCGGCCATACCGGCGCTACTACGATCCGTTCGCCGTGGCCTACGACCCGTTCTACGACCCGTTCTTCTACGATCCGTTCTATTACCGGCCGGTATACGGGTACCCGCTGCGGCCGTTCTATGACTATCCGTACGGCTACGCGAACTACTACGGCAATTACTACGGCAATTACTACGGCAATTACTACCAGCGGTTCCCGGGGTACAACCGGCCGTCTGGGCCGTATCGCTTCCGGCCGACCGACGGGGTCTTCGCCGGCTATCGCGACCGGCGCTACGACCTGCGCTCGGTGAACACGGTGTACCTGCCGCCGACCAGCCGGGTCCGCAGCGAGCCGATCACCTCGTCGCCGGTGCGGCGGGTGGCGGATCGGACGGTGGCGGATCAGCCCGCGGGCACGCCGCTGCGGGAGACAGGCCGGAGACCGGAGCCAAACGTCGAGCGGCGGCGGCTCGAGCGTCCCATTGAGGCGCGTCGCGCACAGGAGCCGGAACAGCCGCGCAGTACCGGGTCGGACACTCGTTCCCGGCGCACCGACATGCCGGTGGAGATCCGGCCGCCCAGTCGCGACGCGCAGCCACAGCGGGAGGCCGAGCCCCGTCGCGAGGTACAGCCCCAGATCGAGCGCGCACCGATTCGAGAGCGCGATCCGGAGCCGGAAGCCCGGCCAGCGCGGCGCGAGGAAGAGACCGGAGTCTACCGGCCGCAACCGAGCGATCGAGGAGCCGAACGGTCCGACGTCGATCGGGGTGACCGGGGCTCCAGTGGACGGGATCAAGCTGTGGCGGACCGGGGTGATCGCGGCGATGACCGCGGTAGCAGCGATCGTGGGAGCGGCACGTACAGCGGAGACCGCGGGGGTGGGGAGCGTCGCGGCAGTGACAATGGCGGCGGCGCCCGGTCCGGTGGCGGAGACCGTGGTGGCGGAAACAGCGGTGGAAGCCCGCCCGCGCGCTCCTCCGACGGCGGAGGCCACGGCGGAGGGTATCGCCGGCGCTAA
- a CDS encoding nuclear transport factor 2 family protein translates to MAEQAADTRERGRLLIDTFGRGWAKPDIDLLMSVYAPSATFIETPFSEPLRGVEAIRRYWLEVPYNQSEITFTSGEIYAAGPWFSTEFKCVFRRRRSGEWVDARGAIFCETEAEKIGEMRMYWHRWNGGRETSKS, encoded by the coding sequence GTGGCCGAGCAAGCGGCGGACACGAGGGAGCGCGGTCGACTCCTGATCGACACCTTTGGTCGAGGGTGGGCTAAGCCGGACATCGATCTCCTGATGTCGGTCTACGCGCCTTCCGCAACCTTCATCGAGACACCGTTCTCCGAGCCGCTTCGGGGAGTGGAGGCGATCCGTCGCTACTGGCTCGAGGTTCCCTACAATCAGTCGGAGATCACCTTCACCTCCGGCGAGATCTATGCGGCTGGCCCCTGGTTCTCCACCGAGTTCAAGTGCGTCTTCCGGCGGCGCCGGTCGGGCGAGTGGGTCGACGCCAGGGGGGCCATTTTCTGTGAGACCGAGGCTGAAAAGATCGGCGAGATGCGGATGTACTGGCACCGGTGGAACGGTGGCCGGGAGACGAGCAAGTCGTAG
- a CDS encoding ABC transporter ATP-binding protein yields the protein MSAPDAGRAAPILLARELRKDYPMNGETVHALRGVSLRIDAGEYVAVVGPSGSGKSTLLQLIGGIDTPSAGTVELLGTRLEGLSDHQLTRLRLTRLGFIFQRFHLLPVLTARENVELPMAEAGVQGPERRARALELLAYVGLAQRAGHRATQLSGGEMQRVAIARALANRPVMVLADEPTGELDAATGQGILDLFRRLNADGTTLVVVTHDDRLAGEARRVVHMIDGSICD from the coding sequence GTGAGCGCGCCGGACGCGGGTCGTGCCGCCCCCATTCTCCTCGCCCGCGAGCTTCGCAAAGACTATCCCATGAATGGCGAGACGGTGCATGCGCTCCGGGGCGTGTCGCTCAGGATCGATGCCGGCGAGTACGTCGCCGTCGTGGGGCCGTCCGGCAGCGGCAAATCCACGCTGCTTCAGCTCATCGGCGGGATCGACACCCCGTCCGCCGGCACGGTCGAGCTCCTGGGGACCCGGTTGGAAGGCCTCTCCGATCATCAGCTCACCCGGCTCCGGCTCACCCGGCTCGGCTTCATCTTCCAGCGCTTCCATCTGCTCCCGGTCCTCACGGCACGGGAAAACGTGGAGCTGCCGATGGCCGAAGCGGGGGTGCAGGGGCCGGAGCGGCGCGCGCGGGCGCTCGAGCTGCTCGCCTACGTTGGGCTGGCGCAGCGGGCCGGACACCGCGCGACCCAGCTCTCCGGCGGCGAGATGCAACGCGTCGCCATCGCTCGGGCGCTGGCCAACCGGCCCGTCATGGTGCTGGCGGACGAGCCGACCGGCGAGCTCGACGCGGCCACCGGACAAGGCATTCTCGATCTCTTCCGCCGACTGAACGCGGATGGCACAACCCTGGTGGTCGTGACCCACGACGACCGCCTGGCGGGCGAGGCTCGGCGAGTGGTTCACATGATCGATGGGAGCATCTGCGACTGA
- a CDS encoding ABC transporter permease translates to MRSLMWGLRSLTRQPLRSGLSLAGIAVAAAMLLDMVMLSGGIDKSFTDLLLGRGYQIRLTPKGTLPFDTEATLSHATEIVAALRSDPAIASAGPVLGTSIYGRLPDSLVTLFGYGIDPAAQGLYRLSAGRDLTPGDTSGILLSPAAAERLGAGVGDTVTLVGRLDPQVVTASVGRRLVVRGVVRWLYDYRGQPSVGTVLPLMQRLAREESEDRASLLVVKVRDDAAVPRVAARLRERFPRLEVNSVADLVVQFKRRLVYFRQLSYILGSMSVIVTVLLIATLMTITVHERLGEIATLRAIGVSRGTVVRQVLAEGTVLTVVGAALGILLGLLTARRLDAILTSFPGLPAAFSFFVPRFDTLRTAAIVLLLTGSLAGLYPAWLAARTPIARTLREEAT, encoded by the coding sequence GCCTCATGTGGGGGCTCCGCAGCCTCACGCGGCAGCCGCTCCGGAGCGGGCTCTCGCTGGCCGGGATCGCGGTGGCTGCCGCCATGCTGCTCGACATGGTCATGTTGAGCGGCGGCATCGACAAGTCCTTTACCGATCTCCTGCTTGGCCGCGGCTATCAGATCCGGCTCACCCCCAAGGGCACCCTCCCCTTCGACACCGAGGCGACGCTGTCTCACGCCACCGAGATCGTCGCCGCGCTCCGCTCGGACCCGGCGATCGCATCGGCCGGTCCGGTGCTGGGGACCTCGATCTACGGCCGGCTCCCTGATTCGCTCGTCACTCTGTTCGGCTACGGCATCGACCCGGCGGCTCAGGGACTCTACCGCCTGAGCGCCGGCCGGGATCTCACTCCAGGAGACACCAGCGGAATTCTGCTGAGCCCGGCCGCCGCCGAGCGCCTCGGGGCGGGGGTGGGCGACACCGTCACGCTGGTCGGCCGACTCGATCCCCAGGTGGTCACGGCATCGGTGGGCCGCCGGCTGGTGGTCCGCGGCGTGGTACGCTGGCTCTACGATTACCGAGGACAGCCATCGGTGGGCACCGTGCTCCCCCTGATGCAGCGTCTCGCCCGCGAGGAGTCGGAAGACCGGGCGTCACTGCTGGTGGTGAAGGTGCGGGACGACGCCGCGGTGCCCCGAGTCGCCGCACGACTTCGGGAACGCTTTCCACGCCTCGAGGTCAACAGCGTGGCCGACCTGGTCGTACAGTTCAAGCGGCGGCTGGTGTATTTCCGGCAGCTTTCCTACATCCTGGGCTCGATGAGCGTGATCGTGACCGTGCTGCTCATCGCCACCCTCATGACCATCACCGTGCACGAGCGGCTGGGCGAGATTGCCACCCTCCGCGCGATCGGCGTGAGCCGCGGGACGGTGGTGCGTCAGGTGCTCGCGGAGGGGACGGTCCTGACGGTGGTCGGAGCCGCCCTGGGAATCCTGCTGGGCCTGCTCACCGCCCGGCGGCTCGACGCCATTCTCACCAGCTTTCCTGGGTTACCCGCCGCATTCTCCTTCTTCGTGCCCCGGTTCGATACCCTGCGCACCGCGGCCATCGTGCTCCTCCTGACCGGGTCGCTCGCGGGGCTCTATCCGGCCTGGCTCGCCGCGCGGACGCCGATCGCGCGGACGCTCCGGGAAGAGGCGACGTGA